The Dyella caseinilytica genome has a window encoding:
- a CDS encoding MFS transporter has product MTNTATPRSRRDSFKAIIRVVSGNFLEMYDFMVYGYYAPAIARAYFPSHNAYASLLLTLLAFAAGFVMRPVGAIVLGAYIDHHGRRRGLILTLCLMAVGTLLVAAVPSYATIGVLAPLLVVAGRLLQGFSAGVELGGVSVYLSEIATAGHRGFYCAWQSASQQVAVVFAALLGLLLQYWLPPQAITDWGWRVPFLIGCLIVPFLFVIRRSLEETESFLARRKPDIGEIYRSMLANGPVVLVGVAMVLMTTVSFYLITAYTPTFGVEVLKLSQFDVFVVTLCVGISNFVWLPLMGSLSDRIGRRPLLLACTVLALLSAYPVLRWLVASPDFGTLLSAELWLSFIYASYNGAMVVTLTEIMPADVRTTGFSLAYSLATTVGGSSLAISQWLIHVTGNKAAPGLWMSFAALCGLVATLIAFRDPRSRMQHLS; this is encoded by the coding sequence ATGACGAACACCGCAACACCACGCTCACGACGTGACAGCTTCAAGGCCATCATCCGTGTCGTCAGCGGTAATTTTCTCGAAATGTACGACTTCATGGTCTATGGCTATTACGCCCCGGCCATCGCCAGAGCGTACTTTCCCAGCCATAACGCCTACGCTTCGCTACTGCTTACCTTGCTGGCTTTTGCAGCCGGCTTCGTGATGCGACCTGTCGGCGCCATCGTGCTCGGCGCGTATATCGACCATCATGGACGCCGGCGCGGATTGATCCTCACGCTTTGTCTGATGGCGGTGGGCACGCTGCTGGTTGCCGCGGTCCCCAGTTACGCCACCATCGGCGTGCTCGCTCCGTTGCTTGTGGTAGCCGGACGCCTGCTGCAAGGTTTTTCCGCGGGCGTGGAACTCGGTGGCGTGTCGGTCTATCTGTCCGAAATCGCCACGGCTGGGCATCGCGGTTTCTATTGCGCGTGGCAATCGGCCAGCCAGCAGGTGGCCGTCGTATTCGCGGCCCTGCTTGGCCTGCTGCTGCAATACTGGCTGCCGCCGCAAGCCATCACCGACTGGGGCTGGCGCGTGCCGTTCCTGATTGGGTGCCTGATCGTGCCCTTCCTGTTCGTGATCCGCCGATCGCTGGAGGAAACGGAATCCTTTCTCGCACGACGTAAGCCCGACATCGGTGAAATCTATCGATCCATGCTCGCCAATGGACCGGTCGTGCTGGTCGGTGTTGCGATGGTGCTGATGACGACGGTGTCGTTCTACCTGATCACGGCCTACACGCCGACCTTTGGCGTCGAAGTGCTGAAGCTGTCGCAGTTCGATGTGTTCGTGGTGACGCTGTGTGTCGGCATTTCCAACTTTGTATGGTTGCCGTTGATGGGCTCGCTTTCGGATCGCATTGGCCGCCGTCCGCTACTGCTCGCCTGCACCGTGCTGGCCTTGCTAAGCGCCTATCCGGTGTTGCGTTGGCTGGTCGCCTCACCGGATTTCGGCACGCTGCTGAGCGCGGAACTGTGGCTGTCTTTCATCTATGCCAGCTACAACGGCGCGATGGTGGTGACGCTGACCGAAATCATGCCGGCGGATGTACGCACGACCGGCTTTTCGCTGGCTTACAGCCTGGCCACCACGGTCGGTGGTTCCAGCCTGGCGATATCGCAGTGGCTGATTCATGTCACGGGCAACAAAGCGGCGCCAGGCTTGTGGATGTCGTTTGCGGCGCTGTGCGGGCTCGTCGCTACGCTGATCGCTTTCCGGGATCCGCGCAGCCGGATGCAGCACCTTTCCTGA
- a CDS encoding hemolysin family protein → MNAWIGVFTVFLLVAANGFFVAAEFSLVAIRRSRVAELVAQGRANARVLLRTVDRLDASLAATQLGITLSSLALGWVGEPALAHLILPLLEGWAGRFAGIGADVIAIAMAFSIITALHIVLGELAPKSLALQRSEGTALWVVRPLNLFLFLFRPAIVVLNGMGNLVLRACGLRPGASEDMLHSAEELKLLVSASQEAGLLLRTQQEVVERVFNIGDRRIGDIMTPRTDIVWIDVENERDTIVRTLRECRHEHILVARGDIDELLGMITKRDLLDQLLDGRELDWQSALRTPLSIQESMPIFKLLERFRETPLRIAIVRNEYGGLEGIVTQADLLEAMVGHLPESEGDEPDIVEREDGSLLIDGACPVFQMFERLGWRQPVERSSYHTAAGFVLDKLAHIPQVGEYFVYEGWRLEVVDTDGRRIDKLLAMREAGNDGS, encoded by the coding sequence ATGAATGCGTGGATAGGCGTCTTTACGGTCTTTCTGCTGGTCGCCGCCAACGGCTTTTTCGTCGCAGCGGAATTTTCGCTGGTGGCCATCCGCCGCAGCCGTGTGGCCGAGCTGGTGGCTCAAGGGCGGGCGAATGCTCGTGTGCTGCTGCGCACGGTGGATCGTCTGGATGCAAGCCTGGCCGCGACCCAGCTTGGCATTACGCTGTCTTCGCTTGCGTTGGGCTGGGTCGGTGAACCCGCACTGGCGCATCTGATCCTGCCGCTGCTCGAAGGCTGGGCAGGAAGGTTTGCCGGCATCGGTGCGGATGTCATCGCGATCGCCATGGCATTCAGCATCATCACCGCCTTGCACATCGTGCTGGGCGAACTCGCGCCCAAGAGTCTGGCCCTGCAGCGCAGCGAGGGTACGGCCTTGTGGGTGGTGCGGCCGCTGAATCTGTTCCTGTTCCTGTTTCGCCCCGCCATCGTGGTGTTGAACGGCATGGGCAATCTGGTGCTTCGCGCTTGTGGCCTGCGTCCGGGTGCCAGCGAAGACATGCTGCATTCGGCCGAGGAGCTGAAGCTGCTGGTATCGGCCAGCCAGGAGGCGGGTCTGCTCTTGCGCACCCAGCAGGAAGTGGTCGAGCGCGTGTTCAATATCGGCGATCGTCGCATTGGCGACATCATGACGCCACGCACCGACATCGTGTGGATCGATGTGGAGAATGAGCGGGATACGATCGTGCGCACCCTGCGCGAATGCCGCCATGAGCATATCCTGGTGGCACGCGGTGACATCGATGAATTGCTGGGCATGATCACCAAGCGTGATCTGCTCGATCAGCTTCTGGATGGCCGTGAGCTGGATTGGCAGAGTGCACTGCGCACACCACTGTCGATTCAGGAGTCGATGCCGATTTTCAAGCTGCTGGAACGTTTCCGCGAAACGCCTTTGCGCATTGCGATCGTGCGCAATGAATATGGCGGTCTGGAAGGCATCGTCACCCAGGCCGATTTGCTCGAAGCAATGGTTGGGCATCTGCCGGAAAGCGAAGGCGACGAACCCGATATTGTCGAGCGCGAGGATGGAAGCTTGTTGATCGACGGCGCTTGTCCCGTGTTCCAGATGTTCGAACGGTTGGGATGGCGTCAGCCGGTGGAGCGAAGCTCGTATCACACCGCTGCAGGTTTCGTGCTCGACAAGCTCGCGCACATACCGCAGGTCGGTGAGTACTTCGTGTATGAGGGCTGGCGGCTGGAGGTGGTCGATACGGATGGGCGGCGTATCGATAAGTTGTTGGCGATGCGTGAGGCAGGGAACGACGGATCTTGA
- a CDS encoding peptidase C13 encodes MLTVVALALLAGSPPATTGDTFTQRVQQAKMLEGSATGPAYQKQFWDKIKEPMTEALRGCITSNAPADKSPFTLVADISPDGRALNVEVQAPTPVARCLAGEFSVWTFPAPPKVPGSVNYPVEIDVSM; translated from the coding sequence ATGCTGACTGTCGTTGCCCTTGCGCTGCTCGCCGGCTCGCCGCCTGCCACCACAGGCGATACCTTCACCCAACGCGTTCAGCAGGCCAAGATGCTGGAGGGCAGCGCCACCGGTCCGGCTTACCAGAAGCAATTCTGGGACAAGATCAAGGAGCCGATGACCGAGGCGTTGCGCGGCTGCATCACCAGCAATGCGCCCGCTGACAAATCACCCTTCACCCTGGTTGCGGATATTTCGCCGGACGGACGCGCGCTCAATGTGGAAGTGCAGGCACCCACGCCCGTCGCCCGCTGCCTGGCCGGTGAGTTTTCGGTCTGGACCTTTCCAGCACCGCCGAAAGTGCCAGGTTCGGTCAACTACCCGGTCGAGATCGACGTAAGCATGTAG